In Mangifera indica cultivar Alphonso chromosome 1, CATAS_Mindica_2.1, whole genome shotgun sequence, a single genomic region encodes these proteins:
- the LOC123226965 gene encoding eukaryotic initiation factor 4A codes for MATDGIEAASPPSQHFSQPRHFYVAVDRLQFKMETLVDLLGLAGTRTCLPIVVCCSSRDELDAVCYAVSNLPYISSSSLYSDQAEAERAVILEKFRQATTVWSQKVTEPSGGDTDIEKDEYKLHMIVVTDACLPLVASGESPISARLLINYALPTKKEIYMRRLSTCLAADGIVINMVVGGEVVTLKAIEESSNLIIAEMPIHISEML; via the exons ATGGCGACAGATGGCATCGAAGCTGCCTCTCCTCCTTCTCAACATTTCAG TCAACCTCGTCACTTCTATGTTGCCGTGGACAGGCTCCAGTTCAAGATG GAGACGCTGGTGGATCTGTTAGGCTTGGCTGGGACGCGCACGTGCTTGCCGATTGTAGTTTGTTGCAGCTCACGTGACGAGCTTGACGCGGTTTGCTACGCCGTTTCCAATCTCCCTTACATTTCATCCTCCTCTCTG TACAGTGACCAAGCTGAAGCAGAGCGAGCTGTAATCTTGGAAAAATTTCGGCAAGCTACAACAGTTTGGAGCCAAAAAGTAACTGAGCCATCAGGAGGTGACACTGACATTGAAAAAGATGAGTACAAGTTGCATATGATAGTTGTAACAGATGCTTGCCTTCCACTTGTTGCTTCTGGAGAATCTCCTATATCTGCTCGTCTTCTGATAAATTATGCTTTACCAACGAAGAAG GAAATATACATGAGGCGCTTATCAACTTGTTTGGCAGCAG ATGGTATTGTGATCAATATGGTTGTTGGAGGTGAAGTGGTAACTCTAAAAGCAATTGAAGAAAGCAGCAACCTTATCATAGCTGAGATGCCCATAcat ATTTCTGAGATGCTGTGA
- the LOC123226972 gene encoding calmodulin-like protein 30: MERKNSRASQMMQLNVQEMRSVFDKFDTNKDGKISRQEYKAALHLLGKGVAETEAAKSFQLVDTDGDGFIDFKEFMEMMRGTGEGASWKSDIQGAFQVFDLNGDKKISAEELMEVLTRMGERCSLDACRKMIRGVDADGDGFVDMDEFMAMMTRTMKVP, encoded by the coding sequence ATGGAAAGGAAAAATTCTAGGGCTTCACAGATGATGCAACTAAATGTACAGGAGATGAGATCCGTCTTCGACAAATTTGACACTAACAAAGATGGGAAGATCTCTCGGCAGGAGTACAAAGCGGCTTTACACCTGCTTGGTAAAGGAGTAGCAGAAACTGAAGCTGCTAAATCCTTTCAGTTGGTTGACACTGATGGAGATGGATTCATTGACTTCAAAGAGTTCATGGAAATGATGCGGGGCACGGGAGAGGGGGCAAGCTGGAAAAGTGACATTCAAGGAGCGTTTCaagtgtttgatttgaatgGAGATAAAAAGATAAGTGCTGAAGAGTTAATGGAGGTTTTGACGAGAATGGGAGAAAGATGCAGCCTTGATGCTTGTAGAAAAATGATTCGAGGAGTGGATGCTGATGGGGATGGCTTTGTTGACATGGATGAGTTTATGGCCATGATGACTCGCACCATGAAAGTCCCTTAG
- the LOC123226981 gene encoding uncharacterized protein LOC123226981 translates to MACLDMYNSEHKGRCAPMSPRISFSNDFAESQHMMKQERSTREAPVSSDFEFSVTNYSMMSADELFFKGKLLPFKDNCNNQMHRTLREELLAEDDNDSQVSLKPPKGYSTRWKGFLGLRRTHIGSKKAEKSDGSVGKGGESKKSIFGHDDAHVTTKASKELLNEGGSSCRDLEIG, encoded by the exons ATGGCATGCTTAGACATGTATAACTCCGAGCATAAAGGCCGCTGCGCTCCAATGAGCCCAAGAATCTCCTTCTCTAACGATTTTGCTGAGTCTCAACATATGATGAAGCAAGAGAGGAGCACAAGAGAGGCTCCAGTCTCCTCCGACTTCGAGTTTTCTGTCACAAACTACTCAATGATGAGTGCGGATGAGCTGTTTTTCAAGGGTAAGCTTTTACCATTTAAAGACAACTGCAACAATCAAATGCACAGGACTTTGAGGGAAGAGCTTCTTGCAGAGGATGATAATGATAGTCAAGTGTCATTAAAGCCCCCAAAAGGTTATTCTACAAGGTGGAAGGGATTTCTAGGTCTCAGGAGAACCCACATTGGCTCCAAGAAAGCTGAAAAGAGTGACGGGTCAGTGGGGAAAGGTGGTGAAAGTAAAAAGTCTATTTTTGGTCACGACGATGCCCATGTTACCACCAAGGCTTCAAAG GAGCTTCTGAATGAAGGAGGATCAAGTTGCAGGGATTTGGAGATTGGGTAA
- the LOC123192486 gene encoding B3 domain-containing protein Os01g0234100-like, whose translation MDLEVKKEVLEDHLNTASHHQNSTEPIRGEEEATLAQMSMSSSTKVKRKPKPKKIFTADETIKSTKKKEKIILKIRKTQSDPTEKQAVAESGGKCKSFKRNKDPVDGPCPHAEVKSAAMIRAEEVRSNLEPAYPSFAKSMVRSHVASCFWMGIPGQFCKLYLPTKDANVVLEDECGKLYEAKYFAEKTGLSAGWRQFSTGHNLVEGDVLVFQLVEPLKFKVYIIRANDFSEVDGALGLLNLDAHTKQNDLLLEAHTKQNDADLNFDKNNSEMKAVPNQNTRRKRQRSLPLAVVQKKNKKSQQSISASNIGQPAEQSENDSEDVGSEVLEGFKLSIPAVQFKDITSLDNFNIFVDGSVIDSELPEGIRCKYYELCCTRNALLHDSLIQGINIKLISGIISETVNISEAIRNCNLSNSHDEFATWDKTLKAFELLGMNVGFLRVRIHQLLNLAFESEGAKDARRYAEAKAQQATAMDEIRNIEARLEELKGACENFCAEIESLKWKAELYEHKFQEEVNAPW comes from the exons ATGGATCTGGAGGTCAAGAAGGAAGTCCTAGAAGACCACCTTAACACGGCGTCGCATCATCAGAATTCCACCGAACCTATAAGAGGTGAAGAAGAAGCCACTCTGGCTCAAATGTCCATGTCTTCCTCAACCAAAGTAAAACGCAAGCCCAAACCTAAGAAAATCTTCACAGCG GATGAAACTATAAAGTCAacgaagaagaaagaaaaaattatattaaagatcAGGAAGACTCAATCTGATCCCACAGAAAAGCAA GCAGTAGCTGAATCTGGAGGAAAGTGCAAGAG CTTTAAGAGAAACAAGGATCCAGTTGATGGGCCATGTCCTCATGCTGAAGTTAAGTCAGCTGCCATGATTAGGGCAGAAGAAGTTCGGTCAAATCTGGAGCCTGCATACCCTAGTTTTGCCAAATCTATGGTCAGATCACATGTGGCTAGTTGTTTCTGGATG GGGATTCCGGGACAATTTTGTAAGTTATACTTACCCACCAAGGATGCCAATGTTGTTTTGGAAGATGAATGTGGGAAACTATACGAGGCAAAATACTTTGCTGAGAAGACAGGATTGAGTGCTGGTTGGAGACAGTTTTCAACTGGCCACAATTTGGTTGAGGGAGATGTTTTGGTCTTCCAATTAGTTGAACCTCTTAAATTCAAG GTTTATATAATAAGGGCAAATGATTTTTCTGAAGTTGATGGGGCTCTTGGCCTTCTAAATTTGGATGCTCATACTAAACAAAATGATCTACTTTTGGAAGCtcatacaaaacaaaatgaTGCAG ATCTGAACTTCGACAAAAATAATTCTGAAATGAAAGCAGTACCTAATCAGAATACAAGGAGGAAACGCCAGAGGTCTCTCCCATTAGCAGTTGTtcagaagaagaataaaaaatctCAACAGTCTATATCAGCTTCTAATATTGGACAACCAGCAGAACAGTCTGAAAATGATAGCGAAGATGTTGGTTCAGAAGTTCTGGAAGGCTTCAAATTATCTATACCTGCTGTTCAGTTTAAAGATATTACAAGTTTAGACAATTTCAATATCTTTGTAGATGGATCAGTTATAGATTCTGAGCTTCCAGAAGGTATTCGGTGTAAGTACTACGAGCTTTGCTGCACTCGAAATGCATTGCTTCATGACAGTCTGATTCAGGGCATCAACATTAAATTGATCAGTGGAATTATTTCTGAAACTGTTAACATTTCTGAAGCCATAAGAAATTGCAACCTTAGTAACTCGCATGATGAATTTGCTACCTGGGATAAGACTCTGAAAGCCTTTGAACTGCTGGGCATGAATGTTGGATTTTTACGTGTAAGGATACATCAGCTTCTTAACCTTGCTTTTGAATCAGAAGGTGCCAAAGACGCAAGAAGGTATGCAGAAGCTAAAGCTCAACAAGCTACGGCCATGgatgaaataagaaatattgaagCAAGGCTTGAGGAATTGAAAGGGGCCTGTGAAAATTTTTGTGCTGAAATTGAGAGTCTGAAGTGGAAAGCTGAGCTCTACGAGCACAAATTCCAGGAAGAGGTTAATGCTCCATGGTGA
- the LOC123215074 gene encoding cyclin-dependent kinase inhibitor 7-like, which produces MVRKCALEVAKIALLEVAQAGVITAPAAEAMASAASMLARKRKLSNEDLTLSASCIDLTNRKFTIRSGGSKAASTESQCSSPNLDHDHISTSCCSSNGSSEEVNDITEFSDLEDQSIEVETSMYYSCRERRETTPSSEVEAAVSEELDSTAKTTSEANSHSRSTVEKMPTESEIDEFFAEAEKKLLKQYSVKYNFDFVKEKPMEGRYEWVRLKPLREKTTEAFKKDING; this is translated from the exons ATGGTGAGAAAATGTGCACTAGAAGTTGCTAAAATTGCACTGTTGGAGGTGGCTCAAGCCGGCGTAATTACAGCACCTGCAGCTGAAGCCATGGCGTCTGCTGCTTCCATGTTAGCTAGAAAGAGAAAACTAAGCAACGAAGACTTAACACTTTCGGCGTCGTGTATTGACCTCACAAACCGCAAATTCACGATAAGGAGCGGTGGTTCCAAAGCGGCGTCGACGGAGAGCCAGTGTTCGAGTCCTAATTTAGATCATGATCACATTTCAACTTCGTGTTGCTCAAGTAACGGATCCAGTGAAGAAGTAAATGACATAACAGAATTTTCAGATCTGGAG GATCAGAGCATTGAAGTTGAAACATCCATGTATTATAGCTGCAGAGAAAG GAGAGAAACTACACCGTCTAGTGAGGTTGAAGCTGCAGTATCAGAAGAGCTGGATTCAACGGCGAAAACTACTTCAGAGGCAAATTCTCACAGCAGGTCAACAGTGGAGAAGATGCCGACGGAATCTGAGATTGATGAATTCTTCGCCGAAGCGGAGAAAAAACTCCTAAAGCAGTATTCTGTAAA GTATAACTTCGACTTTGTGAAAGAGAAGCCAATGGAGGGACGCTATGAGTGGGTAAGGTTAAAGCctttaagagaaaaaacaacGGAAGCCTTTAAGAAAGATATCAATGGCTAG